One bacterium genomic region harbors:
- a CDS encoding sugar ABC transporter permease, protein MPALLVIGVFHLYGTGRNIYLSLTNWTLAGAEFIGLTNYIDLVQGGDFWNSVKVTFFFAFVVPVTVIVAIPVAYLLHYVIRKSYLYRLLLFVPFIVPTVATSLVWGLVFAPSPTGVVNASLQPFGIRRQSWILDSTGVVELVAGWFGATVPGWAEGPSIAMAILLLVRFWQMLGFTVLILYAGMTRIDPDLLDAARVDGASEPKILRRVVIPVLSPTILFVVVVSLVFALREFNTIFVLTQGGPARTTETLSMLMYRQFWGDNLFALGAATATALFLIILVVTWLQFRLSRRWVHYTAGTA, encoded by the coding sequence TTGCCTGCCCTGCTGGTCATTGGGGTATTCCACCTGTACGGGACCGGTCGCAACATCTACCTCTCGCTCACCAACTGGACCCTGGCCGGCGCCGAGTTCATCGGCCTCACGAACTACATCGACCTTGTCCAAGGTGGCGACTTCTGGAACTCGGTGAAGGTGACCTTCTTCTTCGCCTTCGTGGTGCCGGTCACTGTGATAGTGGCCATCCCGGTCGCCTACCTTCTCCACTACGTGATCCGCAAGAGCTACCTCTACCGGCTCCTGCTGTTCGTTCCCTTCATCGTTCCCACCGTCGCCACCAGCCTCGTCTGGGGACTCGTGTTCGCCCCGAGCCCGACCGGAGTCGTCAACGCGTCGCTCCAGCCATTCGGGATAAGGCGCCAGTCGTGGATCCTCGACTCGACCGGTGTCGTCGAACTGGTGGCGGGTTGGTTCGGCGCCACCGTTCCGGGTTGGGCCGAGGGCCCGAGCATCGCCATGGCCATCCTGCTGCTGGTCAGGTTCTGGCAGATGCTCGGGTTCACCGTTCTCATCCTGTACGCGGGCATGACCCGTATCGACCCGGATCTTCTGGACGCGGCCCGCGTGGACGGCGCCAGCGAACCGAAGATCCTCCGGAGGGTGGTGATCCCGGTGCTCTCCCCGACGATCCTGTTCGTGGTGGTCGTCTCCCTGGTGTTCGCCCTGCGCGAGTTCAACACGATCTTCGTCCTGACCCAGGGTGGCCCGGCCCGGACGACAGAAACCTTGTCGATGCTCATGTACCGGCAGTTCTGGGGCGACAACCTGTTCGCCTTGGGAGCGGCCACGGCCACCGCCCTGTTCCTGATCATCCTGGTGGTCACCTGGCTCCAGTTCCGGTTGAGCCGGCGGTGGGTCCACTACACGGCGGGGACGGCGTGA